In Phyllobacterium zundukense, one DNA window encodes the following:
- a CDS encoding NTP transferase domain-containing protein, with protein sequence MIFGEISIENALGAILAHSTHAGALKLKKGHVLTESDVAQLQEAGVTNVIAARLQEADLDENAAALKLTEALQWFGVQAGPAATGRVNCYAQTAGLFAVDADLINAINAIDPSVTIATLKPFERVEQGQMVATIKIIPFAVAVSVMERILDLSRDRIAFGVHGFAGSRIGLIQTTLPSVKATVLDKTRRVIEARIAANHGFLTTELRPVHASKPLSAAIRKLQNTNDIVIVFGASAVVDQGDIVPEAMREAGGNVHHVGMPVDPGNLLVLGELDGKPVIGAPGCARSPKENGFDWVLERLMAKIPVTKADIVGMGVGGLLMEIPTRPQPRDPRPPVTRPNVAIAVLAAGQSTRMNGPNKLLATFDDVPLVRRSALTAIEAGGDPVIAVLGHMAEQCSAALDGLNVVIALNKDYASGLASSLQTAIRHVPSSADGMMMLLADMPALSPSDLKSMINRFQNTGGQSVVRATFQGKRGNPVILPRLLFDEVFTLAGDVGARHLIERGDIPVIDVELGEAAVIDVDTPDMLNRAGGTITGTIR encoded by the coding sequence ATGATTTTTGGCGAAATCTCTATCGAGAACGCGCTTGGCGCAATTCTCGCGCATTCGACGCATGCGGGCGCTCTGAAGCTGAAAAAGGGCCATGTGCTTACGGAAAGCGATGTCGCGCAATTGCAGGAAGCTGGGGTGACCAATGTTATCGCCGCTCGCTTGCAGGAAGCCGACCTGGACGAAAACGCCGCGGCCTTGAAATTGACCGAAGCGTTGCAATGGTTCGGCGTGCAGGCAGGGCCCGCTGCGACCGGCCGGGTCAATTGCTATGCGCAGACAGCTGGCCTTTTCGCTGTCGATGCGGATCTGATTAATGCCATCAATGCGATCGACCCATCGGTGACGATAGCAACTTTGAAGCCGTTCGAGCGGGTCGAGCAGGGGCAGATGGTTGCGACCATCAAGATCATTCCGTTTGCGGTTGCAGTTTCCGTGATGGAAAGGATCCTCGACCTGTCGCGAGACCGCATCGCGTTCGGAGTCCACGGCTTTGCCGGCTCGCGTATCGGGCTGATCCAGACGACGCTACCCTCCGTCAAGGCAACTGTGCTGGACAAGACCCGTCGCGTGATCGAGGCCCGGATCGCAGCAAACCATGGATTTTTGACCACCGAACTGCGCCCGGTACACGCGAGCAAGCCGCTTTCGGCCGCGATAAGGAAACTGCAAAACACCAATGACATCGTCATTGTCTTTGGCGCGTCCGCGGTGGTCGATCAGGGCGATATCGTGCCGGAAGCGATGCGAGAAGCGGGGGGAAATGTTCATCACGTCGGTATGCCGGTCGATCCGGGAAATCTGCTGGTTCTCGGTGAACTTGATGGAAAACCGGTCATCGGGGCGCCAGGCTGCGCGCGCAGCCCCAAGGAAAACGGCTTCGACTGGGTGCTTGAGCGGCTGATGGCGAAAATACCGGTTACCAAGGCGGATATTGTCGGCATGGGCGTCGGCGGACTCCTGATGGAAATCCCGACGCGCCCGCAACCACGTGACCCGCGGCCGCCAGTCACCAGGCCGAACGTGGCAATTGCTGTCCTTGCTGCCGGCCAGTCGACACGCATGAATGGGCCGAACAAGTTGCTCGCTACTTTCGACGACGTACCGTTGGTGCGGCGCTCGGCCCTGACGGCAATCGAGGCAGGTGGCGATCCGGTTATCGCTGTGCTTGGCCATATGGCGGAACAATGCAGCGCCGCACTAGACGGTCTCAACGTCGTTATCGCTCTCAACAAGGATTACGCCAGCGGCCTGGCCTCGTCATTGCAAACCGCCATCAGGCATGTGCCATCATCGGCCGATGGGATGATGATGCTGCTGGCCGACATGCCCGCGCTTTCCCCCTCGGACCTCAAATCCATGATCAACCGTTTTCAGAATACCGGCGGACAGTCGGTGGTCAGGGCAACTTTTCAGGGAAAGCGTGGCAACCCCGTTATCCTGCCGCGGCTTTTGTTCGACGAGGTATTCACGCTCGCCGGCGATGTTGGAGCGCGGCACTTGATTGAACGTGGCGATATTCCGGTCATCGATGTTGAACTTGGCGAAGCGGCGGTTATTGATGTCGATACGCCGGACATGTTGAATCGTGCCGGCGGCACCATCACTGGGACAATCCGATAG
- a CDS encoding alpha/beta hydrolase codes for MIRSLFLGALAFVCLASTASALQLEPYKDDLFAYPGILKTGDSGDYVVIDYNEMRDINGRDEVPERRVKQNYVSLQPKRSQKDLVVTTDKGPVKVIAVGKLDPGAAVITIYLHGQGGNRQQGMNDFTFGGNFNRVKNLMDRNGGLYLTPDFSDFGDKGEAEVTGLINYFKSQSPRAKLFVACGSMGGSLCWRLAQDAQSAKNISGLIILGSLWDDHFIGSPSFKRRIPVFFGHGSRDPVFAIDKQEAFYQQIRTSAKGYPVRFHRFESGNHGTPIRMTDWRGVLNWMLSVAP; via the coding sequence TTGATCAGGTCCTTGTTTCTTGGCGCGCTGGCCTTTGTCTGCCTTGCGAGCACCGCTTCGGCATTGCAGCTTGAACCTTACAAGGATGATCTCTTTGCCTATCCCGGCATTCTGAAAACCGGCGACAGCGGCGATTATGTCGTCATCGATTACAATGAGATGCGTGACATCAATGGCCGTGACGAGGTGCCGGAACGCCGGGTCAAACAGAATTACGTTTCACTCCAGCCGAAACGCTCGCAAAAGGATCTTGTCGTTACCACGGACAAAGGTCCGGTGAAGGTCATAGCGGTCGGAAAGCTCGACCCTGGGGCCGCGGTAATTACCATCTATCTGCACGGGCAAGGCGGCAATCGCCAGCAAGGCATGAACGACTTCACCTTCGGCGGTAATTTCAATCGGGTCAAAAACCTGATGGATCGCAATGGCGGGCTCTATCTCACCCCAGATTTCAGCGACTTCGGAGACAAGGGTGAAGCTGAGGTTACTGGCCTGATAAACTATTTCAAATCGCAATCGCCACGAGCCAAGCTTTTCGTCGCCTGTGGGTCCATGGGCGGATCCCTGTGCTGGCGGCTTGCGCAAGATGCTCAGTCGGCCAAGAACATTTCCGGTCTGATCATCCTGGGATCGCTATGGGATGATCATTTCATCGGATCGCCGTCGTTCAAGCGGCGCATACCGGTCTTCTTTGGCCACGGCAGTCGCGATCCGGTCTTTGCTATCGACAAACAGGAAGCGTTTTATCAGCAAATCCGCACCTCGGCGAAGGGCTATCCAGTGCGGTTTCATCGATTTGAGAGCGGCAATCACGGTACTCCAATCCGCATGACCGATTGGCGCGGCGTGCTGAACTGGATGCTGTCCGTTGCTCCCTGA
- a CDS encoding diacylglycerol/lipid kinase family protein: MKVHAVFNRDGGTFRTMDMKVFAETAKQIFEQHGHTFESEIVAGKDIVKALKKVAAEAGEHVLMAGGGDGTISAAADVAWKTKVPLAVLPAGTMNLFARALKIPLELNAALESLAGGTVQAVDISTADEESFVHQFSIGFQPQMIKFRNTLEYRSRWGKRLASLRAFAKAVGNPPQFAVRMVIDGKTIERTVSAISIANNAYGQGMLPVPDVVDRGELGIYIAGRLTPAALMKLAFTVLTGSWRNNPDVDEITAKVVELHFPHLRRGAKATIDGELIPLPKDVKIVIHAGELQVLVPSDVQTK; the protein is encoded by the coding sequence ATGAAAGTCCATGCCGTTTTCAACCGCGATGGTGGCACATTTCGCACCATGGACATGAAGGTCTTTGCCGAAACAGCCAAGCAGATCTTCGAACAGCATGGGCATACGTTTGAGAGCGAGATCGTCGCCGGCAAGGATATCGTAAAAGCACTGAAGAAGGTGGCTGCTGAAGCCGGCGAGCATGTGTTGATGGCCGGCGGAGGCGACGGTACAATCTCAGCCGCTGCCGATGTTGCCTGGAAGACCAAGGTACCGCTTGCGGTTCTTCCCGCGGGAACAATGAACCTTTTTGCGCGAGCGTTGAAAATCCCGCTGGAGCTTAACGCGGCATTGGAGAGTCTCGCGGGCGGCACAGTACAGGCCGTTGATATTTCGACAGCCGACGAAGAGAGTTTCGTTCACCAGTTCTCCATTGGATTTCAGCCGCAGATGATCAAGTTCCGCAATACGCTGGAATACCGATCTCGTTGGGGCAAGCGGCTGGCAAGCCTGCGGGCCTTTGCCAAGGCTGTGGGCAATCCGCCGCAGTTCGCTGTGCGCATGGTCATCGATGGCAAAACGATAGAGCGAACCGTGTCCGCTATCTCGATAGCGAACAACGCCTACGGGCAAGGCATGCTGCCGGTGCCGGACGTTGTCGATCGCGGAGAGCTTGGTATCTATATTGCCGGGCGACTAACCCCTGCGGCGCTGATGAAACTTGCATTCACGGTTCTGACAGGGTCGTGGCGTAACAACCCCGACGTCGATGAAATTACGGCGAAAGTCGTGGAGCTGCATTTCCCGCATCTGCGCCGCGGTGCCAAGGCAACCATCGACGGCGAGTTGATCCCTTTGCCAAAAGACGTAAAGATCGTCATTCACGCGGGGGAGCTTCAGGTTCTTGTGCCGTCAGATGTGCAGACCAAATGA
- a CDS encoding glucoamylase family protein — protein sequence MYLRLDPQNAPVAEDDDGAILDQVQRASFRYFWDGAHPESGLARDRSGRTADPRNDLVATGGSGFGFMALLVAIERGWITRDEAIARIERMLSALETTRRYNGIFPHFFNGTDGSTVPFTKLDDGGDLVETSLLLQGLICVRQYFAAADDPREGAIRDRINRLWLAVQWNSHIKNSEKVLYWHHSPKFGWARNVPIRGWNEALVSYVLAAASPDYGIDAEIYHDGFAANGAFLNGRDYYGVTLPLGPDYGGPLFFAHYSFCGLDPRGLVDRYADYWQQNCNHARINYLHSVHNPHGYTAYGPDCWGLTSSHGPKGYAVSSPGLDFGLIAPTAALSSLPYLPEESMRALRYFMALPQAKITGRFGFVDAFSLTSNWFARTYLAIDQGPVVAMIENHRSGLLWRLFMSAPEIKTSLRKLGFTTPHLTRDTEPNGH from the coding sequence ATGTATCTCAGACTTGATCCGCAAAACGCGCCGGTCGCAGAAGACGACGATGGCGCCATCCTGGACCAGGTACAGCGCGCCAGCTTTCGTTATTTCTGGGACGGCGCGCATCCTGAAAGCGGACTTGCGCGTGACAGATCAGGCAGGACAGCCGACCCGCGCAATGATCTCGTTGCCACGGGCGGGTCTGGCTTCGGTTTCATGGCCCTCCTCGTCGCCATCGAACGCGGCTGGATCACGCGTGATGAAGCGATAGCGCGCATTGAAAGAATGCTGTCGGCGCTTGAAACGACCAGGCGCTACAACGGTATTTTTCCGCACTTTTTCAATGGCACCGACGGCTCGACGGTCCCGTTCACAAAGCTGGATGATGGAGGTGACCTGGTTGAAACGTCCTTGTTGCTTCAAGGCTTGATCTGCGTTCGGCAATATTTTGCTGCTGCAGATGACCCCCGGGAAGGCGCCATTCGTGATCGCATCAACAGGCTTTGGCTCGCGGTGCAATGGAACTCTCACATCAAGAATAGCGAAAAGGTGCTCTATTGGCACCACAGCCCCAAATTTGGCTGGGCCCGCAATGTGCCGATACGCGGCTGGAATGAAGCGCTTGTCAGCTATGTCCTGGCCGCTGCTTCACCTGACTATGGCATCGACGCCGAAATCTATCATGACGGGTTTGCAGCAAACGGTGCCTTTCTCAATGGCCGCGATTATTATGGTGTGACGCTGCCACTGGGTCCGGATTATGGCGGCCCTCTGTTTTTTGCGCATTATTCGTTCTGCGGTCTCGACCCGCGCGGGCTCGTGGATCGCTATGCGGATTATTGGCAGCAGAATTGCAATCACGCACGGATCAACTATCTGCACAGCGTGCACAATCCGCATGGCTATACGGCGTACGGGCCCGATTGCTGGGGGCTGACATCAAGTCACGGTCCAAAAGGCTATGCCGTCAGCTCGCCCGGATTGGATTTCGGTTTGATTGCACCCACCGCAGCCCTGAGCAGCCTGCCCTATCTGCCGGAAGAATCGATGCGGGCCTTGCGCTATTTCATGGCGCTGCCACAAGCAAAGATCACAGGACGTTTTGGCTTTGTTGACGCATTCTCGTTGACCAGCAACTGGTTTGCCAGGACGTATCTCGCAATCGACCAGGGACCCGTCGTCGCCATGATCGAGAACCACAGAAGCGGCCTTTTGTGGAGATTGTTCATGAGTGCGCCCGAAATAAAGACTTCGCTACGGAAACTTGGCTTTACGACCCCTCATCTGACAAGAGACACGGAACCTAACGGTCATTGA
- a CDS encoding fumarylacetoacetate hydrolase family protein: MQKDQFVFDPLPQPVLQVVGSEKLFPVHRIYCVGRNYADHAIEMGHDPNREPPFFFQKNPDCLVTEGQDFPYPSATNDVHFEMEMVVALGKGGADINVDRALEHVFGYAVGLDMTRRDLQGEAKKLGRPWEVAKAFEASAPCSAILPASSIGHPAKGAVWLTVNGTERQRGDLDQLIWKVPETISYLSTLFTLQPGDLIFTGTPAGVGAVLRGDEMFGGVDGIGEIRARVV, encoded by the coding sequence ATGCAGAAAGATCAGTTCGTTTTTGACCCGCTTCCGCAACCGGTATTGCAGGTGGTTGGCTCCGAAAAGCTGTTTCCGGTTCACCGGATTTACTGCGTCGGGCGGAATTATGCCGATCACGCCATCGAGATGGGACATGATCCGAACCGTGAACCGCCGTTCTTCTTCCAGAAGAATCCGGATTGTCTTGTAACCGAGGGACAGGATTTTCCGTATCCATCGGCGACCAATGATGTGCATTTCGAGATGGAGATGGTTGTCGCGCTTGGAAAAGGCGGAGCTGACATCAATGTAGACCGTGCGCTTGAGCACGTGTTCGGATATGCGGTCGGTCTCGATATGACCCGCCGTGATCTGCAGGGGGAAGCGAAGAAGCTCGGTCGTCCGTGGGAAGTGGCCAAGGCATTCGAAGCCTCGGCGCCGTGCTCGGCCATCCTGCCAGCATCCAGTATCGGTCATCCGGCCAAGGGTGCCGTCTGGTTAACGGTCAATGGAACCGAGCGTCAGCGCGGCGACCTCGATCAGCTCATTTGGAAGGTGCCGGAGACGATTTCCTATCTCTCGACACTATTCACGCTGCAACCTGGCGATCTGATTTTTACTGGGACTCCAGCGGGCGTCGGCGCGGTTCTGCGCGGTGACGAAATGTTCGGCGGCGTGGATGGAATTGGTGAGATCCGGGCGCGTGTTGTCTGA
- the mprF gene encoding bifunctional lysylphosphatidylglycerol flippase/synthetase MprF — MTSIPDHEKQIRRIEASAQSRLPWWGKKTKSALFAFFGIAVAVVSLLVLSHLSSEISLHDVKRSLHAIPSGTLLTALFFTIVSFAAVALYDVVAVETIAPGRVPYHISAMAGGAGYAISNALGFSLLTGGALRYRVYAAEGIDIADIGRIIGTSWLAIWFAFTILIAVALVIDPTRIPWVFSFGPVVDQVIGTSILVAVAVLLYWLSRRERTLQIGRISVRLPSSQGALMQILAGLVDVAAAAATLYVLLPEGSVSSIPAFALVYVVAVALGIISHAPGGIGAFEATIIAGLGLGQNPDAIAALVAYRAIYTLIPFLVAIAGFVISEILRKRHILAGPTILAVRMFEPLIPPLSAGIAFLGGIVLLISAVIPDLHHRLEMLADMLPMPFLEMSHLGASFVGIALLIVARGLARRLWRAWFVAIVLFSLGAIFALAKGLAWEEALMLTLMAGTLLLFRDSFYRKPLDERFTLTWGWLASIGTTAFAILWLGFFAYRHVEYANELWWEFAWDAQASRFLRASVLVLTLLAALTINTVINGVGRSKLRAQPIPENVPDIVAASPRASDALALLGDKRFLMDPKGRGFVMYARSGGSLVSLGEPVGSDDAVTDLAWAFRGLADRTGTRTVFYGVGPEKLPLFLDMGLTALKLGEVARVDLSDFSLEGSKRQPLRYAARRLEKEGIAFGIISKDQTQDIMDELRQVSDAWLEMKSGSEKRFSLGSFENAYLSNFDVAVLRKDGAIVAFANVWRGADSQEIAVDLMRYLPDASSVIMDGLFANLLMAAKTEGYRWFNLGAAPLSGLSDSHLASRWNRIGSFIYRRGAEFYRFDGLRAFKDKFGPKWTPYYLICPPGLATPRSLIDATNLVSGSPFEVFKR, encoded by the coding sequence ATGACGTCTATTCCCGATCACGAAAAGCAAATTCGGAGGATTGAAGCGAGCGCGCAGTCGAGACTGCCGTGGTGGGGCAAGAAAACCAAATCGGCCTTGTTCGCGTTTTTCGGGATTGCCGTGGCGGTCGTCAGCTTGCTCGTCCTGAGCCATCTGTCGAGCGAGATTTCGCTGCATGACGTCAAGCGCTCCCTGCATGCCATACCGAGCGGTACGCTGCTGACTGCGCTTTTCTTCACGATTGTCAGTTTCGCTGCCGTTGCACTCTACGATGTTGTCGCCGTTGAAACGATCGCCCCGGGGCGGGTGCCCTACCACATATCCGCCATGGCAGGCGGTGCCGGATATGCAATCTCCAATGCTCTCGGTTTTTCACTTCTGACAGGCGGAGCGCTTCGATACAGGGTTTACGCCGCCGAAGGTATCGATATCGCCGATATCGGCCGCATCATCGGCACCTCCTGGCTGGCGATCTGGTTTGCCTTCACGATTCTGATTGCGGTTGCCCTTGTTATCGATCCAACCCGGATTCCGTGGGTTTTCTCGTTCGGGCCGGTGGTGGATCAGGTGATCGGCACTTCGATTCTGGTAGCGGTTGCAGTGCTCCTGTACTGGCTTTCCCGCCGCGAGCGCACCCTCCAGATTGGTCGTATTTCCGTCCGGCTGCCCTCGTCGCAGGGCGCCTTGATGCAAATATTGGCTGGGCTCGTTGATGTGGCTGCGGCGGCAGCAACGCTCTATGTTCTGCTTCCCGAGGGTTCTGTCAGCAGCATTCCAGCATTTGCGCTCGTCTATGTGGTCGCGGTGGCTCTTGGCATTATCAGCCATGCGCCGGGTGGTATCGGTGCGTTCGAAGCGACGATCATTGCGGGGCTTGGCCTTGGACAAAATCCGGATGCGATCGCGGCGCTGGTTGCCTATCGCGCCATCTATACGCTTATTCCGTTCCTTGTCGCGATTGCCGGGTTCGTCATTTCCGAAATTCTCCGCAAGCGCCATATCCTTGCCGGTCCGACAATATTGGCCGTGCGAATGTTCGAGCCGTTGATCCCGCCGCTATCGGCTGGCATTGCGTTCCTCGGCGGCATCGTTCTCCTGATTTCAGCAGTCATCCCCGATCTGCATCATCGTCTGGAGATGCTTGCCGACATGCTGCCGATGCCGTTTCTTGAAATGTCGCATCTTGGCGCAAGTTTCGTGGGCATAGCATTGCTGATCGTGGCAAGAGGGCTTGCCCGGCGTCTCTGGCGTGCATGGTTCGTTGCGATCGTGCTCTTCAGTCTCGGCGCAATCTTTGCCCTGGCAAAGGGCTTGGCCTGGGAGGAAGCGTTGATGCTGACCCTGATGGCCGGCACACTGCTTCTGTTCCGCGATTCATTCTACCGCAAACCGCTGGATGAGCGTTTCACACTGACCTGGGGGTGGCTCGCAAGTATCGGTACAACGGCTTTTGCAATCCTTTGGCTCGGTTTCTTTGCCTACCGACACGTTGAGTATGCGAACGAGCTCTGGTGGGAGTTTGCCTGGGATGCCCAGGCATCGCGATTCCTCCGCGCTTCCGTTCTTGTCTTGACGCTGCTGGCGGCTTTGACGATCAACACGGTAATCAACGGGGTTGGCCGCAGCAAGTTGCGGGCACAACCTATTCCTGAAAACGTGCCTGACATTGTTGCCGCTTCCCCAAGAGCTTCCGACGCCCTTGCGTTGCTGGGCGACAAACGTTTTCTGATGGACCCGAAGGGACGAGGCTTTGTGATGTATGCCCGTTCAGGCGGCAGCCTGGTTTCGTTGGGGGAGCCGGTCGGCAGTGATGACGCGGTCACCGATCTTGCATGGGCGTTCCGCGGCCTGGCTGATCGCACTGGAACCAGAACGGTATTTTACGGGGTGGGGCCGGAAAAACTCCCGCTGTTCCTCGATATGGGATTGACGGCATTGAAGCTCGGCGAGGTCGCCCGGGTCGATCTCAGCGACTTTTCGCTGGAGGGCTCCAAACGCCAACCGCTTCGCTACGCCGCCCGGCGGCTGGAAAAAGAAGGGATTGCCTTCGGGATCATTTCCAAGGACCAGACCCAAGACATCATGGATGAGCTTCGCCAGGTATCCGATGCCTGGCTCGAAATGAAATCGGGCTCAGAGAAGCGTTTCTCGCTCGGTTCATTTGAAAATGCCTACCTCTCGAATTTCGATGTTGCCGTGCTGCGAAAGGACGGCGCCATCGTTGCATTCGCCAATGTTTGGCGCGGTGCAGACAGCCAGGAAATTGCCGTCGATCTGATGCGGTATTTGCCGGATGCGTCGAGCGTCATCATGGATGGACTTTTCGCCAATCTTTTGATGGCTGCAAAGACGGAAGGGTATCGCTGGTTCAATCTTGGCGCGGCGCCACTGTCGGGTCTTTCCGACAGCCACCTGGCATCGCGATGGAACCGGATCGGCTCTTTCATCTATCGCCGTGGCGCCGAATTTTATCGATTTGACGGGCTGCGTGCTTTCAAGGATAAGTTCGGCCCGAAATGGACACCTTATTATCTGATTTGCCCCCCGGGCCTCGCGACGCCTCGTTCGCTTATTGACGCGACGAATCTGGTAAGCGGTAGCCCCTTCGAGGTCTTTAAACGATGA
- a CDS encoding virulence factor family protein, translating to MKFLRRPYPLVILALLIVSIVLSAALHYLPRFGFGSSAKRILVSAERLSDVPLLQPNGKPTGIAILVSQKGGLGADDEAMTKLLLDRDFLVLTVDLEKWRKELDQDTGECTYFVSDLEGVAKEAQRMISVDTYMHPVVIGIGEGGVMSYASVADAPAATLAGAVVVDPSVALKTKLPSCEGADYETVAGEGFSYSYDADLPNPATIVREKPDPDPKGPPSAGFFLAQEKIAATKAERFAIAADAAVDIAKEDASAESLPIVDVPASNGQAKYLAVFFSGDGGWRDIDKSVGDIIAKEGVHVVGVDSLRYFWALRKPEDIANDIQRIVVKADPTGKLPVVLLGYSFGANTIPFSWPYLSQSLQDRVSLVGLIGTEETTPFQVSVGAWLGMGGDNEVAPAVAKLPLNKVLCVYGSEEDDTACTNPSLAAVQKIELQGDHHYDEKYDMLAAKLMEAIAARQPK from the coding sequence ATGAAATTCCTTCGCAGGCCCTATCCGCTTGTCATTCTTGCACTTCTGATTGTCAGCATCGTTCTCTCCGCCGCACTGCATTACCTGCCGCGATTTGGTTTCGGATCATCGGCCAAGCGGATACTTGTTTCGGCGGAACGACTGAGTGACGTGCCCCTCCTGCAGCCAAACGGCAAGCCGACGGGCATCGCGATCCTTGTGTCACAGAAGGGCGGTCTTGGTGCCGACGACGAAGCCATGACAAAGCTGCTGCTCGACCGCGATTTTCTGGTGCTGACGGTCGATTTAGAGAAATGGCGCAAGGAACTCGATCAGGACACCGGAGAATGCACCTATTTCGTTTCGGATCTTGAAGGTGTGGCCAAGGAAGCCCAGCGCATGATTTCAGTCGATACCTACATGCATCCGGTGGTTATCGGCATCGGCGAGGGCGGCGTCATGTCCTATGCATCGGTTGCCGATGCCCCGGCGGCGACGCTGGCGGGTGCGGTGGTGGTCGATCCGTCGGTTGCCCTGAAGACCAAGCTGCCGTCCTGCGAAGGAGCTGATTACGAAACTGTTGCAGGCGAGGGGTTCAGCTATTCCTACGATGCTGATCTGCCCAATCCCGCGACGATTGTCCGGGAAAAACCTGATCCAGATCCGAAGGGCCCGCCAAGCGCTGGATTCTTTCTGGCGCAGGAAAAGATTGCAGCCACCAAGGCCGAACGTTTCGCAATCGCCGCAGATGCTGCCGTTGATATCGCCAAGGAAGATGCCTCGGCAGAATCCTTGCCGATCGTCGACGTTCCAGCCAGCAATGGCCAGGCAAAATATCTGGCCGTGTTCTTTTCCGGCGATGGCGGTTGGCGTGATATCGACAAGTCTGTTGGCGACATCATTGCAAAAGAGGGTGTGCACGTTGTTGGCGTGGACTCGCTGCGCTATTTCTGGGCCTTGCGCAAGCCGGAGGATATTGCCAATGATATCCAGAGGATAGTGGTGAAGGCTGATCCGACAGGCAAGTTACCGGTTGTCTTGCTTGGTTATTCCTTCGGAGCCAACACCATACCGTTTTCCTGGCCCTACCTTTCCCAGTCATTGCAGGATCGCGTTAGCCTTGTTGGCTTGATCGGCACAGAAGAAACCACACCATTCCAGGTTTCCGTTGGCGCATGGCTCGGCATGGGCGGCGACAACGAAGTCGCGCCGGCGGTGGCAAAACTGCCGCTGAACAAGGTCCTGTGCGTCTATGGTTCGGAAGAGGACGATACGGCCTGCACCAACCCTTCGCTTGCGGCGGTTCAGAAGATCGAACTGCAGGGCGATCACCATTATGACGAGAAGTATGACATGCTGGCTGCCAAGCTGATGGAGGCGATTGCCGCGCGGCAGCCAAAGTAA
- a CDS encoding bile acid:sodium symporter family protein — protein MSRFLPDNFTIMLVVAVILASLFPVSGVAADYFGLATKVAIGLLFFLHGARLSRDVVIAGFLHWKLHLTILAATFVLFPLIGLCAGVLVPNILPPALYAGILFLCVLPSTVQSSIAFTSIAGGNVPAAICSASASNIFGMFLTPLLAGALLSASGHVGFSFDALQAILLQLLAPFILGQILQPWIGNFIRAKRTLLMPVDRGSILMVVYLAFSESVTEGLWHTISIRDLGVVVIVDMLILAIVLAITMFGSRWAGFSKQDEIAITFCGSKKSLASGIPIATVIFAGQSIGSIVLPLMLFHQIQLIVCAVIAQKYADAAKKARKEEARPATQT, from the coding sequence ATGTCCCGTTTTCTGCCCGATAATTTCACGATAATGCTGGTCGTGGCCGTCATACTCGCGTCGCTTTTCCCGGTCAGCGGCGTAGCGGCAGACTATTTCGGTTTGGCGACAAAAGTCGCGATTGGCCTGCTGTTTTTCCTGCACGGTGCGCGATTGTCGCGTGACGTCGTCATTGCGGGTTTCCTGCATTGGAAACTCCATCTGACCATCCTCGCGGCCACCTTCGTGCTGTTTCCGTTGATTGGCCTTTGCGCTGGGGTTCTGGTGCCAAACATCCTGCCACCAGCCCTTTATGCGGGCATTCTGTTTCTCTGCGTGCTGCCTTCAACCGTGCAGTCATCGATCGCCTTCACCTCGATCGCTGGTGGCAATGTGCCGGCTGCCATCTGCTCCGCGTCGGCTTCCAATATATTCGGTATGTTTTTGACACCGCTGCTTGCCGGGGCGCTGCTCTCTGCGAGCGGCCACGTTGGATTTTCGTTCGACGCCCTGCAGGCAATCCTGCTTCAGCTGCTTGCGCCGTTCATTCTGGGGCAGATTTTGCAACCATGGATCGGCAATTTCATTCGAGCCAAGAGAACGCTGCTCATGCCTGTGGACCGTGGATCGATCCTGATGGTGGTCTACCTTGCTTTCAGTGAGTCTGTAACCGAAGGATTGTGGCATACGATCTCGATCCGCGATCTCGGTGTGGTGGTCATCGTGGACATGCTGATCCTTGCCATCGTTCTCGCTATCACGATGTTCGGCAGCCGGTGGGCGGGTTTCTCCAAGCAGGACGAAATTGCCATCACCTTCTGTGGCTCCAAGAAGAGCCTCGCGAGCGGCATACCGATTGCGACCGTGATCTTTGCTGGACAGAGCATAGGCAGTATCGTGCTTCCGCTCATGCTGTTTCACCAGATTCAGCTCATCGTCTGTGCTGTCATCGCCCAGAAATACGCCGATGCCGCAAAGAAGGCGCGAAAGGAGGAAGCACGGCCCGCCACGCAAACCTAG